In Apis mellifera strain DH4 linkage group LG3, Amel_HAv3.1, whole genome shotgun sequence, one DNA window encodes the following:
- the LOC100577525 gene encoding synergin gamma has product MNKTHMDKRLNQLPTWLWTNSTTLPPIYKMVWEAVREDKIRTNGIQTELLVDTNKVFPLLLTSQLPTEVLGHIWNLANQKYAGQLTEQELYIVLALVAAAQASYTFNSLDILHLLPFPPTPYLNIECLMNLQPITQMNSAAKFQNDQDNTEIGFIASDEKYSLETKGKMKLQQGIISSDLNVQMANNVPGKISCFDNKSYVSSTTIWDTNNILRDTKQTSRLQLDSKPVTDLCDDFSEFQSAPIPNISNIPIWDTKQGSAIGSRLANHNLGIKKPMEKSKKNNINAKSVHGTTTTQTRITSVPLTTISQSKDQSTLDCLSDLFPKCTIKNQSKTVILKDTVIRNNDPPKDHSENIKDYTNTEIIHLSNDKDVLNKLEWIDKAQSATLEPTQQDLMNLQLVEDKYSALRALVQETNISTEPDSNASYNNQSTDEFGEFVSAEQPVNTPAINALDTDNFVDIFTDFEFKSTNNNANAADFNFMPDISESFDNLKLEDNIEERSLEIGKALQKEDAISINSIEFMNGASNALTRSGSVPSLDLKSFLPSNTEDEQVIDTTHQSEYWEWKQYMESCVLLLQIAANIFTNINSELVLHEVLNSAQGYNFLCNLAEVAAVCRRVNFSYKEMDINIIGFDELLMDIDRIWAEMEPFYANIPIVTELPAWPLHQGEAICCSLCLTVITSGRVVYNENNYHVTCANLWLNCVNSNLPVMRHPVYSHSNTCPGNNHI; this is encoded by the exons ATGAACAAAACTCATATGGATAAAAGACTGAATCAGTTGCCAACTTGGCTGTGGACTAATTCCACTACTTTACCACCAATCTATAAAATGGTATGGGAAGCAGTACGGGAAGATAAAATCAGAACAAATGGAATACAAACTGAACTATTGGTTGATACTAACAAAGTCTTTCCTTTATTGCTCACAAGTCAACTTCCCACAGAAGTTCTTGGACACATATGGAATTTGGCAAATCAAAAATATGCTGGACAGCTCACAGagcaagaattatatattgttcttGCTCTTGTTGCTGCAGCACAAGCTTCTTACACATTTAATAGTCtagatatattacatttacttCCATTTCCACCTActccatatttaaatattgaatgtttAATGAATCTACAGCCTATAACACAAATGAATTCTGCAgctaaatttcaaaatgatcaAGATAATACTGAAATTGGATTTATTGCCtcagatgaaaaatattctttagagactaaaggaaaaatgaaattacaacAAGGAATCATATCTTCAGATTTAAATGTGCAAATGGCAAACAATGTACCTGGAAAAATTTCatgttttgataataaatcttaTGTCTCTTCTACTACAATATGGGAtaccaataatatattaagagaTACAAAACAAACTTCCCGCCTTCAATTAGATTCTAAACCAGTAACAGATTTGTGTGATGACTTTTCTGAGTTTCAAAGTGCTCCAATTCCTAATATTTCTAACATTCCTATTTGGGATACTAAACAAGGCTCAGCTATTGGAAGTAGACTTGCAAATCATAATTTAGGTATTAAAAAACCAATGGaaaagtcaaaaaaaaataatataaatgctaAATCTGTTCATGGCACTACTACTACTCAAACACGAATTACATCAGTACCATTAACTACAATATCTCAAAGCAAAGATCAATCAACATTAGATTGTTTATCAGATTTATTTCCTAAgtgtacaataaaaaatcaatctaaAACAGTAATTCTTAAGGATACAGTGATAAGAAATAATGATCCGCCCAAGGACCatagtgaaaatataaaagattatacaaatacagaaattatacatttatctaATGATAAAGATGTTTTGAACAAATTAGAATGGATTGATaag gcTCAGTCAGCAACATTGGAACCCACTCAGCAGGATCTTATGAATCTTCAACTTGTTGAAGATAAATATAGTGCCTTGCGTGCATTGGTtcaagaaacaaatatatcaaCTGAACCAGATTCAAACGCAAGTTACAATAATCAATCAACTGATGAATTTGGAGAATTTGTATCTGCAGAACAACCTGTTAATACTCCTGCCATAAATGCTTTAGATACTGACaattttgttgatatttttacTGATTTTGAGTTTAAATCTACTAACAATAATGCAAATGCagcagattttaattttatgccaGATATTTCTGAATCATTTGACAATCTTAAGCTTGAGGATAATATAGAAGAACGTTCCTTAGAGATAG ggaAAGCTCTTCAGAAGGAAGATGCCATATCAATTAATAGTATAGAATTTATGAATGGTGCATCCAATGCATTAACTCGATCAGGATCTGTGCCTAGTTTAGATCTTAAGTCTTTCTTACCTTCAAATACAGAAGATGAACAAGTAATAGATACTACACACCag tcaGAATATTGGGAATGGAAGCAATATATGGAAAGCTGTGTATTATTGTTACAAATAGctgcaaatatatttacaaatattaattcagaACTTGTATTGCACGAAGTTTTAAACTCAGCACaaggatataattttctttgca atTTAGCTGAAGTTGCAGCTGTTTGTAGACgagttaatttttcatataaagaaatggatattaatataataggtTTTGATGAACTTTTAATGGATATTGATCGAATTTGGGCAGAAATGGAAccattttatgcaaatataccA atCGTTACGGAATTACCAGCTTGGCCTTTACATCAAGGAGAAGCCATTTGTTGCTCACTTTGTTTAACAGTTATTACCAGCGGCAGAGTAGTATATAACGAGAATAATTATCACGTTACTTGTGCAAATCTATGGCTTAATTGTGTAAATAGTAATTTGCCCGTGATGCGGCATCCCGTTTATTCTCATTCGAACACATGTCCAGGTAACAAtcatatttga
- the LOC724628 gene encoding protein mago nashi homolog, with protein sequence MSTDFYIRYYVGHKGKFGHEFLEFEFRPDGKLRYANNSNYKNDTMIRKEAYVHQCVMEELKRIIQDSEIMQEDDSLWPQPDRVGRQELEIVIGDEHISFTTSKTGSLLDVNQSRDPEGLRCFYYLVQDLKCLVFSLIGLHFKIKPI encoded by the coding sequence ATGTcaacagatttttatatacgcTATTATGTGGGTCATAAAGGAAAATTTGGTCacgaatttctcgaatttgaatttagaCCTGACGGTAAATTGCGATAtgcaaataattcaaattacaaaaatgataCAATGATTCGAAAAGAAGCATATGTGCATCAATGTGTgatggaggaattgaaaaGGATTATTCAAGATTCTGAAATAATGCAAGAAGATGATTCTTTATGGCCACAACCAGACCGTGTTGGACGTCAAGAATTAGAAATAGTAATTGGTGATGAACATATATCATTTACTACTTCAAAAACTGGTTCATTATTAGATGTAAACCAATCACGAGATCCAGAAGGATTAAGATGTTTCTATTATCTTGTACAAGATTTGAAGTGCTTAGTATTTTCTCTTATTGgacttcattttaaaataaaacctatataa
- the LOC102656758 gene encoding uncharacterized protein LOC102656758, translated as MNKMSSQNIEATNSSHKYSDRLSQRTDTDSVHSRFRSTKIYCDICNMSIVIENHSYIEKHFNDSHPSKQFCCYCKGKVFTYTQMPNDCTQKPKSILYHKCNKS; from the exons aT GAATAAAATGTCTTCACAAAATATTGAAGCAACTAATTCAAGTCATAAATATTCAGATCGACTGAGTCAACGCACTGATACTGACTCAGTACACTCAAGATTTCgatcaacaaaaatatattgtgataTTTGCAATATGAGTATAGTTATTGAAAATCATTCTTACatagaaaaacattttaatgatTCTCATCCTTCTAAACaattttgttgttattgtAAAGGCAAAGTATTTACTTATACACAAATGCCTAATGATTGTACTCAGAAAccaaaatctatattataccataaatgtaataaatcttaa
- the LOC412851 gene encoding lysophospholipase D GDPD1-like isoform X1 yields MLLYTLVGGYMLTSMILFKYPTLLHKKKQVKFMCHHISHRGGAGEGYENTMHAFKRAVAVGTEMLELDCHLTKDGQVVVSHDHNLLRSTGTNKSISEMNYRDLPLLKPRLPIDFDPDVEYVGTEKEEDRRFALLKEVFEAFPNIPINIDIKVNNDELITKVSNLIKEYNREEYTVWGNFSDEITQKCFKTNPNVNLLFSMRRVTLLIVFLYTGLLPFIPLKETHLEIFLPSIYLRCKGNPNPTYLPLEKVIVRTLNVLLIRRCLFNHLRARGIHVYFWVLNKEEEFKKAFDLGATGVMTDYPTKLKLFLNNFSIE; encoded by the exons atgttGTTGTATACTTTAGTAGGAGGTTATATGTTAACGTCaatgatactttttaaatatccaacgttattacataaaaagaaacaagtgAAATTTATGTGCCATCATATTAGCCACAGAGGTG gGGCAGGTGAAGGATATGAAAATACAATGCACGCCTTTAAACG AGCAGTGGCAGTTGGTACAGAAATGTTGGAATTAGATTGTCATTTAACAAAAGATGGACAAGTAGTTGTATCACATGATCATAATCTTTTACGTAGTACAGGTAcgaataaaagtatttcaGAAATGAATTACAGAGATCTACCTCTATTAAAACCACGTCTTCCAATAGATTTTGATCcag ATGTAGAATATGTTGGtacagaaaaagaagaagatagacGATTTGCATTATTGAAAGAAGTATTTGAAGCATTTCCCAATATACCAATTAATATTGACATTAAAGTTAATAATGATGAACTTATAACAAaagtatcaaatttaattaaagaatataatcgaGAAGAATATACAGTATGGGGAAATTTTAGTGATGAAATAACACAGAAATGTTTTAAAAcg aatcctaatgtaaatttattattttctatgagACGTGTAACTCTATTAATAGTTTTCTTATACACTGGTTTATTACCATTTATACCTTTAAAAGAAACACATTTGGAGATATTTCTACCTTCTATTTATTTGAG ATGTAAAGGAAATCCGAATCCAACATATTTACCTTTGGAAAAAGTAATTGTAAGAACTCTTAATGTACTTCTAATAAGACgttgtttatttaatcatttaagagCTCGTGGTATACAT gttTATTTTTgggttttaaataaagaagaagaatttaagaaaGCTTTTGATCTTGGAGCTACTGGTGTAATGACAGATTATCctacgaaattgaaattatttctaaataatttttctattgagtaa
- the LOC412851 gene encoding lysophospholipase D GDPD1-like isoform X2, which translates to MLLYTLVGGYMLTSMILFKYPTLLHKKKQVKFMCHHISHRGGAGEGYENTMHAFKRAVAVGTEMLELDCHLTKDGQVVVSHDHNLLRSTGTNKSISEMNYRDLPLLKPRLPIDFDPEKEEDRRFALLKEVFEAFPNIPINIDIKVNNDELITKVSNLIKEYNREEYTVWGNFSDEITQKCFKTNPNVNLLFSMRRVTLLIVFLYTGLLPFIPLKETHLEIFLPSIYLRCKGNPNPTYLPLEKVIVRTLNVLLIRRCLFNHLRARGIHVYFWVLNKEEEFKKAFDLGATGVMTDYPTKLKLFLNNFSIE; encoded by the exons atgttGTTGTATACTTTAGTAGGAGGTTATATGTTAACGTCaatgatactttttaaatatccaacgttattacataaaaagaaacaagtgAAATTTATGTGCCATCATATTAGCCACAGAGGTG gGGCAGGTGAAGGATATGAAAATACAATGCACGCCTTTAAACG AGCAGTGGCAGTTGGTACAGAAATGTTGGAATTAGATTGTCATTTAACAAAAGATGGACAAGTAGTTGTATCACATGATCATAATCTTTTACGTAGTACAGGTAcgaataaaagtatttcaGAAATGAATTACAGAGATCTACCTCTATTAAAACCACGTCTTCCAATAGATTTTGATCcag aaaaagaagaagatagacGATTTGCATTATTGAAAGAAGTATTTGAAGCATTTCCCAATATACCAATTAATATTGACATTAAAGTTAATAATGATGAACTTATAACAAaagtatcaaatttaattaaagaatataatcgaGAAGAATATACAGTATGGGGAAATTTTAGTGATGAAATAACACAGAAATGTTTTAAAAcg aatcctaatgtaaatttattattttctatgagACGTGTAACTCTATTAATAGTTTTCTTATACACTGGTTTATTACCATTTATACCTTTAAAAGAAACACATTTGGAGATATTTCTACCTTCTATTTATTTGAG ATGTAAAGGAAATCCGAATCCAACATATTTACCTTTGGAAAAAGTAATTGTAAGAACTCTTAATGTACTTCTAATAAGACgttgtttatttaatcatttaagagCTCGTGGTATACAT gttTATTTTTgggttttaaataaagaagaagaatttaagaaaGCTTTTGATCTTGGAGCTACTGGTGTAATGACAGATTATCctacgaaattgaaattatttctaaataatttttctattgagtaa
- the LOC412851 gene encoding lysophospholipase D GDPD1-like isoform X4, translated as MHAFKRAVAVGTEMLELDCHLTKDGQVVVSHDHNLLRSTGTNKSISEMNYRDLPLLKPRLPIDFDPDVEYVGTEKEEDRRFALLKEVFEAFPNIPINIDIKVNNDELITKVSNLIKEYNREEYTVWGNFSDEITQKCFKTNPNVNLLFSMRRVTLLIVFLYTGLLPFIPLKETHLEIFLPSIYLRCKGNPNPTYLPLEKVIVRTLNVLLIRRCLFNHLRARGIHVYFWVLNKEEEFKKAFDLGATGVMTDYPTKLKLFLNNFSIE; from the exons ATGCACGCCTTTAAACG AGCAGTGGCAGTTGGTACAGAAATGTTGGAATTAGATTGTCATTTAACAAAAGATGGACAAGTAGTTGTATCACATGATCATAATCTTTTACGTAGTACAGGTAcgaataaaagtatttcaGAAATGAATTACAGAGATCTACCTCTATTAAAACCACGTCTTCCAATAGATTTTGATCcag ATGTAGAATATGTTGGtacagaaaaagaagaagatagacGATTTGCATTATTGAAAGAAGTATTTGAAGCATTTCCCAATATACCAATTAATATTGACATTAAAGTTAATAATGATGAACTTATAACAAaagtatcaaatttaattaaagaatataatcgaGAAGAATATACAGTATGGGGAAATTTTAGTGATGAAATAACACAGAAATGTTTTAAAAcg aatcctaatgtaaatttattattttctatgagACGTGTAACTCTATTAATAGTTTTCTTATACACTGGTTTATTACCATTTATACCTTTAAAAGAAACACATTTGGAGATATTTCTACCTTCTATTTATTTGAG ATGTAAAGGAAATCCGAATCCAACATATTTACCTTTGGAAAAAGTAATTGTAAGAACTCTTAATGTACTTCTAATAAGACgttgtttatttaatcatttaagagCTCGTGGTATACAT gttTATTTTTgggttttaaataaagaagaagaatttaagaaaGCTTTTGATCTTGGAGCTACTGGTGTAATGACAGATTATCctacgaaattgaaattatttctaaataatttttctattgagtaa
- the LOC412851 gene encoding lysophospholipase D GDPD1-like isoform X3, with amino-acid sequence MLLYTLVGGYMLTSMILFKYPTLLHKKKQVKFMCHHISHRGGAGEGYENTMHAFKRAVAVGTEMLELDCHLTKDGQVVVSHDHNLLRSTDVEYVGTEKEEDRRFALLKEVFEAFPNIPINIDIKVNNDELITKVSNLIKEYNREEYTVWGNFSDEITQKCFKTNPNVNLLFSMRRVTLLIVFLYTGLLPFIPLKETHLEIFLPSIYLRCKGNPNPTYLPLEKVIVRTLNVLLIRRCLFNHLRARGIHVYFWVLNKEEEFKKAFDLGATGVMTDYPTKLKLFLNNFSIE; translated from the exons atgttGTTGTATACTTTAGTAGGAGGTTATATGTTAACGTCaatgatactttttaaatatccaacgttattacataaaaagaaacaagtgAAATTTATGTGCCATCATATTAGCCACAGAGGTG gGGCAGGTGAAGGATATGAAAATACAATGCACGCCTTTAAACG AGCAGTGGCAGTTGGTACAGAAATGTTGGAATTAGATTGTCATTTAACAAAAGATGGACAAGTAGTTGTATCACATGATCATAATCTTTTACGTAGTACAG ATGTAGAATATGTTGGtacagaaaaagaagaagatagacGATTTGCATTATTGAAAGAAGTATTTGAAGCATTTCCCAATATACCAATTAATATTGACATTAAAGTTAATAATGATGAACTTATAACAAaagtatcaaatttaattaaagaatataatcgaGAAGAATATACAGTATGGGGAAATTTTAGTGATGAAATAACACAGAAATGTTTTAAAAcg aatcctaatgtaaatttattattttctatgagACGTGTAACTCTATTAATAGTTTTCTTATACACTGGTTTATTACCATTTATACCTTTAAAAGAAACACATTTGGAGATATTTCTACCTTCTATTTATTTGAG ATGTAAAGGAAATCCGAATCCAACATATTTACCTTTGGAAAAAGTAATTGTAAGAACTCTTAATGTACTTCTAATAAGACgttgtttatttaatcatttaagagCTCGTGGTATACAT gttTATTTTTgggttttaaataaagaagaagaatttaagaaaGCTTTTGATCTTGGAGCTACTGGTGTAATGACAGATTATCctacgaaattgaaattatttctaaataatttttctattgagtaa